The following coding sequences are from one Pocillopora verrucosa isolate sample1 chromosome 5, ASM3666991v2, whole genome shotgun sequence window:
- the LOC131790932 gene encoding uncharacterized protein, which translates to MELQNLKVACAILISLLISQNVIVLGFKVIQDSGCKKVLLQAPNHIVTKKGKLRSTKVAVGYEVCAEIGDYTYYCPGGEICCSPGNPKSKCCPADHPLCLPEGCCPEGYPKVCGRYCCEEDSFCCNGENCCSSEEACCGEDKCCTQKAPCCKYGESKECCDENLQACCDGYGCVDPCASQFDAFGCQLAGRSLSSNSISGVCKFGRKLWRILRPDEVPKVGLIAKDPLESKKVRSHVNCGSREGYKSQFISTTASYDVALHYKAEGEKKGLTGLRIAEIDLDDLPETCKLEIVDLTTAENRDKYLGKAVCKNFAKASCEVLLQCDMPIPCRVVDP; encoded by the coding sequence ATGGAGCTCCAGAATTTGAAAGTTGCCTGTGCGATTTTGATTTCTCTTCTTATAAGCCAGAATGTTATTGTCTTGGGGTTCAAAGTGATTCAAGACAGTGGCTGTAAAAAAGTTTTGCTACAGGCACCAAATCATATCGTAACTAAAAAGGGCAAACTTCGCAGTACAAAAGTCGCAGTAGGATACGAGGTCTGTGCAGAAATAGGCGATTACACTTATTACTGTCCAGGAGGTGAAATATGTTGCTCGCCCGgaaatccaaaatccaaatgCTGTCCGGCAGACCATCCTTTATGCCTACCTGAAGGATGTTGTCCAGAAGGATATCCAAAGGTGTGCGGTCGGTATTGCTGCGAGGAGGACAGCTTCTGCTGCAATGGCGAAAATTGCTGCTCGAGTGAAGAAGCTTGTTGCGGGGAAGACAAATGCTGTACGCAAAAGGCTCCTTGTTGTAAATACGGTGAGTCCAAAGAATGCTGCGACGAGAACCTTCAGGCGTGCTGTGATGGCTATGGATGTGTTGATCCGTGCGCGTCTCAGTTCGACGCTTTCGGATGTCAGTTGGCTGGTCGTTCACTTTCCTCCAATAGCATCTCTGGTGTTTGTAAATTTGGGAGAAAACTTTGGCGAATATTGCGACCTGACGAAGTTCCCAAAGTCGGACTTATAGCAAAAGATCCCCTTGAGTCTAAAAAGGTTAGATCACACGTTAACTGCGGAAGTCGGGAAGGGTACAAATCGCAGTTCATATCAACAACAGCGTCTTACGATGTTGCACTGCATTATAAGGCAGAAGGAGAGAAAAAAGGCTTGACCGGATTACGAATCGCCGAGATTGACCTTGACGATTTGCCTGAGACTTGCAAATTGGAGATAGTGGACTTAACAACTGCGGAAAACCGAGACAAATACTTAGGAAAAGCTGTTTGTAAGAATTTTGCTAAGGCTTCCTGTGAGGTGCTTCTTCAATGCGATATGCCAATCCCATGCCGTGTCGTTGATCCCTGA